In the genome of Sorangium aterium, one region contains:
- a CDS encoding SDR family oxidoreductase, whose product MRACDAEVMVTGGTGFIGRWLLAELTRTKAVAAPVRRARQRAAELSAFVDAHGGDSRRLLVVEGDVEAASLGLSERFEQVRDVYHLAARFAFGLGVQEARRCNVEGSLRAAEWALGRPHLRRFVYLGGYRMMHASARPGAESVLTQRAWDRLYRQHGAYEGSKHESFLAVRRFAAERGLRWTAVHPSSVIGDSRTGETTQLTGVGEMVEQLWRGRLPALVGSERTFLPLVTVDYLARFLASVPERPETAEQDLCVLDQATPRLPALVRGIAAHMRRSPPAWVLPLGLVRLLPEALTGVTRESLSFLAEDAYDTSAADAHARAVGLVMPPIHTSVERWCDYLVATRFGATPGNAPGRRPASSVA is encoded by the coding sequence ATGAGAGCATGCGACGCCGAGGTCATGGTGACGGGGGGTACGGGATTCATCGGGCGCTGGCTGCTGGCCGAGCTGACCCGGACGAAGGCCGTGGCAGCGCCGGTGCGCCGGGCGCGGCAGCGGGCCGCCGAGCTTTCCGCGTTCGTCGACGCGCACGGCGGCGATTCGCGGCGGCTCCTGGTGGTCGAGGGCGACGTCGAGGCGGCGTCGCTCGGTCTGTCGGAGCGCTTCGAGCAGGTGCGCGACGTCTATCACCTGGCGGCGCGCTTCGCCTTCGGGCTCGGCGTGCAGGAGGCGCGACGCTGCAATGTCGAGGGCTCGCTGCGCGCGGCCGAGTGGGCGCTCGGGCGGCCCCACCTGCGGCGCTTCGTCTACCTCGGCGGCTACCGCATGATGCACGCGAGCGCCCGGCCTGGCGCGGAGAGCGTGCTGACGCAGCGAGCGTGGGACCGGCTCTACCGCCAGCACGGCGCGTACGAGGGGTCGAAGCACGAGTCGTTCCTCGCCGTGCGCCGCTTCGCGGCCGAGCGCGGGCTGCGCTGGACGGCCGTGCATCCGAGCAGCGTCATCGGCGACTCGCGCACCGGCGAGACCACGCAGCTCACGGGCGTCGGCGAGATGGTCGAGCAGCTCTGGCGGGGCCGCCTGCCGGCCCTGGTCGGCAGCGAGCGCACCTTCCTGCCGCTGGTGACGGTCGACTACCTGGCGCGCTTCCTGGCGAGCGTGCCCGAGCGCCCGGAGACCGCGGAACAGGACCTCTGCGTCCTCGACCAGGCGACTCCGCGGCTGCCCGCGCTGGTCCGCGGCATCGCCGCCCACATGAGGCGCAGCCCCCCGGCGTGGGTGCTGCCCCTCGGCCTGGTGCGCCTGTTGCCGGAGGCGCTCACCGGGGTGACGCGAGAGAGCCTGTCGTTCCTCGCCGAAGATGCGTATGACACGAGCGCGGCCGACGCCCACGCCCGCGCGGTCGGTCTGGTGATGCCGCCGATCCACACCAGCGTGGAGCGCTGGTGCGACTACCTGGTGGCGACGCGCTTCGGCGCCACACCCGGGAATGCGCCCGGCCGCCGGCCGGCGTCCTCCGTCGCCTGA
- a CDS encoding LysR family transcriptional regulator, whose amino-acid sequence MYLMPGMSEIDIRSINLNLLPALDALLVEGSVSAAARRAHVSQSAMSHSLARLRELFGDPLLVPLGRGLTPTPRALQLRAALPAAFEHLRRALASPEPFDPRTSARTFRVATVDYFELTTLPDVLDHLGEHAPFVRLEIERFSPDVTPALVRGDIDLALFGASQPVPAAGLRRAPLYQEPFAVMARKGHPAIKRRLDLDTYVALGHVLVSVEGHRDGAVDRALARLGKTRRVALRLPHFMSAPLAVRSSDLLCTIASSVAQRARELFGLRVFAPPFELPAAQVVAVWSQRHDDDPAQRWFRDLFFSGRALSPRLRALVRRGAA is encoded by the coding sequence ATGTATCTCATGCCAGGCATGAGCGAGATCGATATACGGAGCATCAACCTGAACCTCCTCCCCGCCCTCGATGCGCTGCTCGTCGAGGGCAGCGTCAGCGCCGCGGCGCGCCGCGCCCACGTCAGCCAGTCGGCGATGAGCCATTCCCTCGCGCGCCTGCGCGAGCTCTTCGGCGATCCCCTCCTCGTCCCCCTCGGCCGCGGTCTCACCCCCACGCCGCGCGCGCTCCAGCTCCGCGCGGCCCTGCCCGCCGCCTTCGAGCACCTCCGCCGCGCCCTCGCTTCCCCCGAGCCCTTCGATCCGCGCACCTCGGCGCGCACCTTCCGCGTCGCCACCGTCGACTACTTCGAGCTCACGACGCTGCCCGACGTGCTCGACCACCTGGGCGAACACGCCCCCTTCGTCCGCCTGGAGATCGAGCGCTTCTCCCCTGACGTCACCCCCGCGCTGGTCCGCGGCGACATCGATCTGGCCCTGTTCGGCGCCTCGCAGCCGGTGCCGGCCGCCGGCCTCCGCCGCGCCCCGCTCTACCAGGAACCCTTCGCCGTCATGGCCCGCAAAGGCCACCCGGCGATCAAGCGCCGCCTCGATCTCGACACCTATGTCGCCCTCGGCCACGTCCTCGTCAGCGTCGAGGGCCACCGCGACGGCGCCGTCGACCGCGCCCTGGCCCGCCTCGGCAAGACCAGGCGGGTGGCCCTGCGCCTGCCTCACTTCATGTCCGCGCCCCTCGCCGTGCGCAGCTCCGACCTCCTCTGCACGATCGCGAGCAGCGTCGCCCAGCGCGCCCGCGAGCTCTTCGGGCTTCGGGTGTTCGCGCCCCCCTTCGAGCTGCCCGCCGCCCAGGTCGTCGCCGTGTGGTCGCAGCGCCACGACGACGACCCGGCGCAGCGCTGGTTCCGCGACCTCTTCTTCTCGGGCCGCGCCCTCTCGCCGCGCCTGCGGGCGCTGGTCCGAAGGGGTGCGGCTTGA
- a CDS encoding DUF4189 domain-containing protein → MRVIQPSVHFLCTTAVILAVWPAAAANDSFGAIAYSTTSNRAATAQSWRSSDEAGRLALADCNRGSPAKDCFIAAAFQNACGALAIDDHGTWGAWWKSQSEPGGAGVSAALGVGRSRAREQCRRYAAGHAAECRVVAELCAVAFHP, encoded by the coding sequence GTGCGCGTCATTCAACCCAGTGTTCACTTTCTCTGCACCACCGCGGTGATCCTCGCTGTCTGGCCCGCGGCCGCGGCAAACGACTCCTTCGGCGCCATCGCCTACTCCACGACCAGCAACCGCGCCGCCACCGCCCAGTCCTGGAGGTCGAGCGATGAGGCCGGCCGGCTGGCCCTCGCCGATTGCAACCGCGGGTCGCCCGCGAAGGACTGCTTCATCGCAGCGGCCTTTCAGAACGCCTGCGGCGCGCTGGCCATCGACGACCATGGCACCTGGGGCGCCTGGTGGAAGAGCCAGAGCGAGCCCGGCGGCGCCGGTGTCTCCGCGGCGCTCGGGGTTGGTCGAAGCCGCGCGCGGGAGCAGTGCCGCCGCTACGCCGCGGGGCACGCCGCGGAATGCCGTGTGGTCGCCGAGCTCTGCGCCGTGGCCTTCCACCCCTGA
- a CDS encoding DUF1036 domain-containing protein yields the protein MKRLFITAALIGLSTAYASPAFANIKFCNRSDRPVNAAFAMRINLSSAPNPWVTRGWWSIAPGQCKVVSSEQLYASTDYGYFAERADGTKHWPATGGDFQVNMRGLCVQAGRFVIVDYERWPECKEPPRRQVTFKLFSVGENWENYIVNFD from the coding sequence ATGAAAAGGCTCTTCATCACTGCGGCGCTCATCGGCCTCTCGACGGCGTACGCGTCGCCGGCGTTCGCCAACATCAAGTTCTGCAACCGCTCCGACCGGCCCGTCAATGCGGCGTTCGCCATGCGGATCAACCTGAGCTCCGCCCCCAATCCGTGGGTGACGCGCGGGTGGTGGTCCATCGCGCCCGGGCAGTGCAAGGTCGTATCCAGCGAACAGCTCTACGCTTCCACGGACTACGGTTACTTCGCCGAGCGCGCGGATGGGACGAAGCACTGGCCTGCCACCGGCGGGGACTTCCAGGTCAACATGCGCGGCCTGTGCGTGCAGGCAGGCCGGTTCGTGATCGTCGATTACGAAAGGTGGCCGGAATGCAAAGAGCCCCCGAGACGGCAGGTGACCTTCAAGTTGTTCTCGGTCGGTGAGAACTGGGAGAACTACATCGTGAACTTCGATTGA
- a CDS encoding outer membrane protein assembly factor BamB family protein translates to MARPFESIGSTSGLHRRASAALLLAAFGPTNECGPSAPGSSSSSGGAAGAGGYSSASTGGGGGSASHGGGGSAATGSGGSAGHGGSAATGSGGSAGHGGGGSAATGSGGSAGHGGGDESTSTGSGGSPATCVPGSIVACYSGPEGTNGVGRCTAGTQTCRPDGFGYGPCTGEITPAAEVCATPQDESCDGDAHCPQPAAWARGFGIEPTDPTSTIAVDAMGNYYILGAFEGTVDFGAGPLTSAGGSDIFLLKLDPSGAPLWSKRFGTPLRETGDALAIDGNGNVLLAGNYEDDFSGIGMDLGFGGCALPAPPDRSAQFVAKLDPDGNHIWSDGFSFWPSHPTWATKVAIDALGDAYLAIGLEDATAVVKLDAMGNVLWRRSTPGSPSFHMNLALDSAGNVVTVNDAGIDGNYLVLYTYVSKLSPDGDLLWSRRLDDYDFRGKVAVNSAGEILVLAEGVLIKLDQDGEEVFTQPVRHTGNIAIDPADNIFLGGGGLTMLDPSGTELWTRDFAASVANIAISPNGAVAVTGVVSGPVDFGTGPIEYTEGWDIYVATFNPPASGDSGEGGGSDGGGGDPSETCAPGSVIACYSGPAGTRGVGPCAAGTQTCRPNGLGFGACVGEVTPAEELCSTPEDENCDGDPHCPMLSWARGFGSTGADQGLNIASDAAGNYYVAGTFTGTVDFGAGPLTSPPGSHFLLKLDPSGAPLWSERLPSGHPLVMAVDGDGDLLLAGTYSGGVARVLNQCLPPFEPDYNTVGFVAKLDRDGKAIWSQAPIYTSDALDSYSVPERIAVDALGNTYLVYADLWANGAYLLKLSPGGDVLWKHRITPPPDEEHYFTTLEYHADLAIDSAGNALTVTAPQADAGYLTVSKFDPTGAVLWSRPFAPDPSIPPGGAWKADWSVAVNAADEVFVAGTTDGTVDLGGGVLPAGPVLLKLDAAGAHVFSDSIPFGDALALDSAGNIVVAGDGLAKLDPSGAELWTLGFGASAHGITISPSGVIALTGAASAAVDFGTGPIHHAGGSDIFVATFNP, encoded by the coding sequence ATGGCAAGACCGTTCGAGTCCATCGGTTCGACTTCCGGGCTTCACCGGCGTGCCTCCGCCGCCCTGCTCCTCGCCGCCTTCGGCCCCACGAATGAATGCGGTCCGAGCGCGCCCGGCAGCAGCAGCAGCAGCGGCGGCGCCGCGGGCGCCGGCGGGTACAGCTCCGCAAGCACAGGAGGCGGCGGCGGCTCCGCAAGCCACGGCGGCGGCGGCTCCGCTGCCACGGGCAGCGGCGGCTCCGCAGGCCACGGCGGCTCCGCTGCCACGGGCAGCGGCGGCTCCGCAGGCCACGGCGGCGGCGGCTCCGCTGCCACGGGCAGCGGCGGCTCCGCAGGCCACGGCGGCGGCGACGAGAGCACCTCGACCGGGAGCGGCGGCTCGCCGGCAACATGCGTGCCGGGATCCATCGTCGCGTGCTACTCCGGCCCCGAGGGGACCAACGGCGTCGGACGCTGTACGGCCGGGACGCAGACCTGTCGTCCTGACGGCTTCGGCTACGGGCCCTGCACGGGTGAGATCACCCCTGCTGCGGAGGTCTGCGCCACGCCCCAGGACGAGAGCTGCGACGGCGACGCCCATTGCCCGCAACCGGCCGCCTGGGCGCGCGGGTTCGGCATCGAGCCCACCGATCCCACATCGACAATCGCCGTCGACGCCATGGGGAATTACTACATCCTCGGCGCCTTCGAAGGAACGGTCGACTTCGGCGCCGGCCCTCTGACCAGCGCCGGTGGCAGCGACATCTTCCTCCTCAAGCTCGACCCCTCGGGCGCGCCGCTCTGGAGCAAGCGCTTCGGCACCCCCTTGCGCGAGACAGGAGATGCCCTGGCCATCGACGGAAACGGCAACGTCCTGCTCGCCGGCAACTACGAGGACGACTTCTCTGGCATTGGCATGGACCTCGGCTTCGGCGGGTGCGCCCTGCCGGCTCCGCCCGATCGTTCCGCGCAATTCGTGGCCAAGCTCGACCCCGACGGCAATCACATCTGGAGCGATGGATTCAGCTTCTGGCCTTCGCATCCTACCTGGGCGACGAAGGTGGCCATCGATGCTCTCGGCGACGCGTACCTCGCCATCGGGTTGGAGGACGCGACAGCGGTGGTGAAGCTGGACGCGATGGGCAATGTCCTCTGGAGGCGTAGCACTCCGGGCAGCCCGAGCTTCCACATGAACCTCGCGCTCGACAGCGCCGGCAACGTGGTGACAGTGAATGACGCAGGTATCGATGGCAACTACCTTGTCCTTTACACGTACGTCTCAAAGCTCTCTCCGGACGGAGATTTGCTCTGGTCCCGGAGATTGGACGACTACGACTTCCGTGGCAAGGTGGCGGTCAACTCGGCGGGCGAGATCCTCGTGTTGGCCGAGGGGGTTCTCATCAAGCTGGATCAGGACGGCGAGGAGGTGTTCACCCAGCCCGTCCGCCACACCGGCAACATCGCGATCGACCCCGCGGACAACATCTTCCTCGGCGGGGGTGGGCTCACGATGCTCGACCCGAGCGGCACCGAGCTCTGGACGCGCGATTTCGCGGCCTCTGTAGCGAACATAGCCATCTCCCCGAACGGCGCGGTCGCCGTCACCGGCGTTGTGAGTGGCCCTGTGGACTTCGGGACCGGCCCGATCGAGTATACAGAAGGCTGGGATATCTATGTTGCCACATTCAATCCGCCGGCGAGCGGCGACAGCGGCGAGGGAGGAGGCAGCGACGGCGGCGGCGGAGACCCGTCCGAGACGTGCGCGCCGGGCTCGGTCATCGCGTGCTACTCCGGCCCTGCCGGGACCAGGGGCGTCGGACCCTGCGCTGCGGGGACGCAGACCTGCCGGCCCAACGGCCTTGGCTTCGGCGCCTGCGTGGGCGAGGTGACGCCCGCCGAGGAGCTCTGCTCCACGCCGGAGGACGAGAACTGCGACGGCGACCCCCATTGTCCCATGCTGTCGTGGGCGCGCGGGTTCGGCAGCACCGGCGCCGACCAGGGCCTGAACATCGCGAGCGATGCCGCAGGCAACTACTATGTCGCCGGCACCTTCACAGGAACCGTCGACTTCGGCGCGGGCCCTCTGACCTCCCCGCCCGGAAGCCACTTCCTGCTCAAGCTCGATCCATCGGGCGCGCCGCTCTGGAGTGAACGCCTGCCCAGCGGCCACCCGCTCGTCATGGCCGTCGATGGCGACGGCGACCTCCTGCTCGCCGGCACATACTCGGGTGGCGTCGCTAGGGTGTTGAACCAGTGCCTCCCCCCCTTCGAGCCGGACTACAATACCGTAGGCTTCGTGGCCAAGCTCGACCGCGATGGCAAGGCCATCTGGAGTCAAGCGCCCATCTACACGTCGGACGCGCTCGACAGCTACAGCGTTCCCGAGCGTATCGCCGTCGATGCGCTCGGCAACACCTACCTGGTCTACGCCGACCTTTGGGCGAACGGTGCCTATCTGTTAAAGCTGAGCCCTGGCGGCGATGTCCTCTGGAAACACAGGATCACGCCCCCTCCCGACGAGGAGCACTATTTCACTACCCTGGAATACCACGCCGATCTCGCGATCGACAGCGCGGGCAACGCGCTGACCGTGACCGCACCGCAGGCCGACGCAGGGTATCTCACGGTCAGCAAGTTCGACCCGACCGGCGCCGTGCTCTGGAGCCGCCCGTTCGCGCCGGATCCGTCGATCCCCCCTGGCGGCGCGTGGAAGGCGGACTGGTCGGTGGCCGTCAATGCGGCTGACGAGGTCTTCGTGGCCGGCACCACGGACGGGACCGTCGATCTCGGCGGCGGCGTGCTGCCCGCCGGCCCCGTGCTCCTCAAGCTGGACGCCGCGGGTGCCCACGTGTTCAGCGACTCGATCCCCTTCGGCGACGCGCTCGCGCTCGACTCCGCTGGTAACATCGTCGTCGCCGGAGACGGGCTCGCCAAGCTCGACCCGAGCGGCGCCGAGCTCTGGACCCTCGGCTTCGGCGCCAGCGCACATGGCATCACGATCTCGCCGAGCGGCGTGATCGCCCTCACAGGGGCTGCGAGCGCGGCGGTCGACTTCGGGACCGGCCCCATCCACCACGCCGGCGGCTCCGACATCTTCGTCGCGACGTTCAATCCCTGA
- a CDS encoding alpha/beta hydrolase family esterase yields MQVQTFSRLAFCVTLASWVAISCAPAESDSNNDGGGGATATGSVSSTSGSGVATSSGSTSSSTSGSGVATSSGTTAAGTGGDNSGGSGGAEPTGSGGTGTGGWPEGAIPLGNAPVRSAGCGKATTLTSKEYTISSSGQNRVYYVDMPRNYDMNKPYRLFYTSHWIGSRYQDVKGQDFYFLKPQLEADGEQAIFVAPSSDGATWQEKDHALFDDIMALMNESVCYDTTRVFATGFSFGGMITYSLSTNHQAEIRAAVGIAPANYNIWLPEKTHKPIAWMHTTGMSDGTCPWVNNEGQKKGSKFIALEKAEDNGCTIPNNIPTSNGAYSCFDFQDCDPEHPTRVCTFGGGHTNIDGNPNWIPIESWKFFKQF; encoded by the coding sequence ATGCAAGTTCAAACGTTCAGCCGACTCGCCTTTTGTGTCACCCTTGCGAGTTGGGTCGCGATTTCGTGCGCCCCCGCCGAGTCCGACTCGAACAACGACGGAGGGGGCGGAGCGACGGCGACCGGTTCCGTCAGTAGCACGAGCGGCAGCGGCGTTGCGACCTCTAGCGGCAGCACGAGCAGCAGCACGAGCGGCAGCGGCGTTGCGACCTCCAGCGGCACCACCGCGGCCGGGACTGGCGGTGACAACAGCGGCGGGAGTGGCGGGGCTGAGCCGACCGGCAGCGGCGGTACCGGCACGGGCGGCTGGCCCGAAGGAGCCATTCCCCTGGGGAACGCGCCTGTGCGGAGCGCGGGGTGCGGCAAGGCAACCACGCTGACGAGCAAGGAGTATACGATCTCGAGTTCGGGCCAAAATCGCGTGTACTACGTCGATATGCCCCGCAACTACGACATGAACAAGCCCTACCGGCTGTTCTACACCTCGCATTGGATCGGCAGCCGCTACCAAGACGTCAAGGGGCAAGACTTCTACTTTCTCAAACCGCAGCTGGAGGCCGACGGCGAGCAAGCCATCTTCGTGGCCCCCTCCTCGGACGGTGCAACGTGGCAAGAGAAGGACCACGCGCTGTTCGACGACATCATGGCGCTCATGAATGAAAGTGTCTGCTACGACACGACGCGCGTGTTCGCGACCGGCTTCAGCTTCGGAGGGATGATCACCTATTCGCTGTCGACGAACCATCAAGCGGAGATCCGTGCGGCCGTGGGCATCGCCCCGGCCAACTACAACATCTGGTTGCCTGAAAAGACACATAAGCCCATTGCTTGGATGCACACGACGGGCATGAGCGACGGGACTTGCCCCTGGGTGAACAACGAAGGTCAAAAGAAAGGGTCCAAGTTCATCGCCCTCGAAAAAGCCGAAGACAACGGCTGCACGATCCCGAACAACATCCCGACTTCAAACGGCGCGTACAGCTGCTTCGATTTCCAGGATTGCGATCCGGAACATCCGACGCGGGTGTGCACCTTCGGCGGCGGGCACACGAACATCGACGGCAATCCCAACTGGATTCCCATCGAGTCGTGGAAGTTCTTCAAGCAGTTCTGA